One window of the Lemur catta isolate mLemCat1 chromosome 6, mLemCat1.pri, whole genome shotgun sequence genome contains the following:
- the SMIM10L1 gene encoding small integral membrane protein 10-like protein 1, with product MAPAAAPSFLAVRATSPTAAPTSYGVFCKGLSRTLLAFFELAWQLRVNFPYFYVAGSVILNVRLQVHI from the coding sequence ATGGCCCCGGCGGCGGCTCCGTCTTTCCTGGCCGTCAGGGCCACAAGCCCGACCGCAGCCCCCACCTCGTACGGGGTCTTCTGCAAGGGGCTCTCCCGCACCCTGCTCGCCTTCTTTGAGCTGGCCTGGCAACTACGCGTGAACTTCCCGTACTTCTACGTCGCGGGCTCGGTGATCCTCAACGTCCGCTTGCAGGTACACATTTAG
- the LOC123640595 gene encoding liprin-beta-1-like, whose protein sequence is MTTSLFFSGLGWNLLFTYKKMSDESDMLASAPEKMNGIGAGSLRALHLVEDLRGLLEGMETEEKEGLRCQIPDSTAEVLVEWLQSPMTNGRLPGNGDAYQERLARLENENESFVRQASDFKVLIFPHNIPIKTIFNWDGKFKCLQPPDWSRQQVRQGMVRPGAAQGRVDAV, encoded by the exons ATGAcaacatcattatttttttcaggtcTAGGTTGGAATTTGCTCTTCACATATAAGAAGATGAGTGATGAAAGTGACATGTTGGCTTCGGCACCAGAGAAGATGAATGGCATCGGAGCAG GAAGCTTGCGAGCTCTGCACCTTGTGGAAGACCTGCGTGGACTGTTAGAGGGGATGGAAACAGAGGAGAAGGAAGGCCTGAGATGCCAGATCCCAGACTCAACAGCAGAAGTGCTCGTTGAATGGCTTCAGAGTCCAATG aCGAATGGACGCCTTCCTGGGAACGGAGACGCGTATCAGGAAAGGCTGGCACGTTTAGAAAATGAGAACGAATCCTTCGTTCGTCAGGCAAGTGATTTTAAAGTGTTGATCTTTCCTCACAACATACCTATAAAGACTATTTTCAATTGGGATGGCAAATTCAAATGCTTACAGCCCCCAGACTGGTCACGGCAGCAAGTGCGGCAGGGAATGgtgaggcctggggcagcccaAGGGCGTGTGGACGCAGTCTAG
- the LOC123640596 gene encoding liprin-beta-1-like — translation MGQTKHNSEWILLISVLTDQLEAQREKIRDLESCVQEHREKLNATEEMLPQACAEARNRELLNRTCLSTDRLDLLAEVCDMLKVMAMEKVKLDHEDKSRDTERLNQEVNDLRLNVSEMDSERTEYDKKLQSTKHELASSKEQLEEKESEIKRLPKKFVCKMKRKEIEILDRGKNVCLTFVILLKSSKICKETDVSQCVILASKREYHKTARPRTAGDSP, via the exons ATGGGCCAGACAAAACACAACAGTGAGTGGATTTTGCTT ATAAGTGTGTTAACAGACCAGCTGGAGGCTCAGCGAGAGAAGATTAGAGATTTGGAGTCTTGTGTCCAAGAGCACAGAGAGAAGTTGAATGCCACAGAAGAAATGCTGCCGCAGGCTTGTGCGGAAGCCAGGAACAGG GAACTTCTGAACAGGACTTGTTTAAGTACTGACAGACTGGATCTGCTGGCTGAAGTTTGTGACATGTTAAAAGTGATGGCTATGGAGAAGGTCAAATTGGATCATGAAGACAAGTCTAGAGACACAGAG AGGCTAAATCAGGAGGTCAATGATTTGAGGTTAAATGTCAGTGAAATGGACAGTGAAAGAACTGAGTATGACAAAAAGCTTCAATCAACCAAA caTGAACTGGCATCTTCAAAAGAGCAACTGGAAGAAAAGGAATCTGAAATAAAAAGGCTACCAAAAAAATTtgtttgcaagatgaaaagaaaagagattgaaATTCTCGATAGAGGTAAGAATGTATGTTTAACATTTGTTATCTTGTTAAAATCCTCCAAAATCTGTAAAGAAACTGATGTTAGTCAATGTGTAATTTTAGCATCAAAGAGAGAGTACCATAAAACAGCTAGGCCCAGGACTGCAGGGGATTCTCCATAA